The DNA segment TGCTGCAGGATGTGACTTCTGCCCGCACGGTGGAACTTCACCATCCGCAGTGGGGAGAACTGACGGTGGGAGAGCCCTCGAAGCATGCCCTCCCCACCCTGACCCTGCACACCCCCGATGGTCTGGGCCAGATCGTGCTGCAAGGCGAGCACCTGAAGCACATCGAGAAAGACGTGCACAGGGCGCAGAGTTATGTGGAGACCATCCTCAACCTCTCCCGTCTGATGGCCAGTGAGAGCGGCATTCAGGACCTGCTGAAACAGGCCCTGGAGGTTCTGCAGGAATCAATCCAGATGGATCTGGTCTTTGTCCTGAAGATGAACCGTGAGGGGTATGGTGTGGATGAAGTGCTGTCTCTGGGCACAGCCAGCATCCCTGAAGACGTCCCCCAGCAGTTGTTCCTGGGGGGAAGCATTGCCTGGGAAGCCCTGCGCACCCAGCACCCGAAACACCATCCGGCCCTGCCTGCAGCTTCTGGACCTGTGGAGGTGATGGTGTTCCCGCTGCACCTGCGGGAAGGTGAAGGCCGCATCCTCGTGGTGGGCAGGCAGCAGGGCACCCCCTGGCTCCCCGAGGAAAGGACCCTGCTGGAATCCATGGCCCTGGGCATTCGCATGGTGCACCAGCAAGGAGAATACGTGCGGCACCTCAGGGACGTGGCCCTGATCGATGCCCTGACCGGTCTGGCCAACCGTCGCGCCTTTGAGAGTGACCTCGAAGATGCCCTGCAGGATGCCCAGCACAGGGGCCTTTCGCTGGGGGTGATGGTGCTGGACCTGGACGGACTCAAGAAAGTCAACGACCAGCAAGGCCATGAGAGAGGGGATGCCCTGCTGCGCACCTTCGGGGAGGCCCTCAAGCAGCACCTCAGGCAATCGGACCCCGCCTACCGTCTGGGCGGAGATGAATTTGCAGTGATCCTCAAGAACCTGCAGCCCGGTCAGCTGTCCATTCTGGAAACCCGACTGGCCTCCATCAGGAGCACCGTGCGTCAGAAGGGGTTCGCCGAAGCAGACGCCAGTGCAGGGGTTGCTTTCCTGGGCCGGGATGGAGAGACCCCTGGTGAACTCTGCCGGGTGGCCGATGAGCGCATGTACGCCCAGAAAGCCGTGCACAAAAACCACCAGCAGGCCAGCCTGCTTGGATCGGTCAGCCCCAGGGCCGCGTGGCAGACCCTGCGTTCCACGCTGGAACTGCTCTCCCACGACCAGGAGGCCGGTCCAAAATTCTGGCGCACCCTGCTGCAGGCCGCCATTCAAACCATCCCCAGCGTTGAAGCAGGGTCCATGGACGTCTGTCATGAAGGTTATTACGTGGTTGCGGCACAGGTCGGTTACGAGGACGAAATCCTGGGCATCCAGCTCAGCGAGGACAGCCAGTTGAAATGGTACGGCAAGGGCAGAGACAACTACCTGAAAGGCGTGCCCCGCCTGCTGTACGGTCTGGAGATTGCCCGTCATTCCAGTGCCACCATCGAACACGACAAGTACGAGGTGTTTGATGACGCGGGATCGCTGGCGCAGGTCAAGAGCACCATTTTGCTTCCCATCGTGGTGGACGGACACCCCATTGCCCACATGAACCTCGACAACCACACCGTGGAACAGGCCTTCAGCCAGGAGGCCATCGAGATAGCCATGGACTTTGCTGCGCAGGTTGCTGCCCTTCTGCTGGCCCAGCAACGCCGGGAGATCATCGCTGAACGGGAGCACCACATGAAACTCCTTCAGGACTTCACCCGCGAGGTGCTGCACCTGCAGTCGGAAGCGGAACGCCTGGAGTCTTTGCGTGCCCTGGCCATGCAGCTTCTCAACACCCATCAGGTGACGCTCGATGAAAACCCGCAGGGCAAGTTCAGCCTGCGCCTGCCACACGGTTACCTGAATGCTGTTCCTGAAAAAGGAGATGCCCTCTCCAGATCCGGGAGAGAGCACCTCGGGATTGCTGCCCTGCTGCTCGGCGCAGATTAAGTTTTACTCTTCCAGAACGTAACCCAGAATCAGCTTGCCTGTGTCTTGCAGGGCGTCCAGATGGGTGCGCTCGTAAGCGTGGCTGGCATCCACTCCAGGACCGATCAGGGCTGCGGGATAATTGCCTCCGGCACGCCATGCTGCGCTGGCATCCGAGCCGTAATAAGGGTAGATGTCGATTTTCAGTTCGATTCCAGCCCGTCTGGCCGCTTCCCGCAGGCGGTTGCCAAGCGCATGGTCATAAGGCCCGGAGGAATCCTTGACGCAAAGGGTGCAGTGGTGCTCACTGGAGGCCTGTCCCTTCCCAATGGCGGCCATGTCCACAGCAATCAGTTCCTCGGTGTCGTGGGGGATGCCCACCGAAGCCCCGTGCCCGACCTCCTCATAGTTGCTGATGAAGAAGTGAACGGTGTGCTTCAGGGGCAGTTGCTGCTCCAGAACCGCCTTGGTGACCCCCAGAAAGATCGCCACAGCGGCCTTGTTGTCCAGGTGGCGGCTTTTCAGGTACCCCGCATCCGTCAGTTCAGCACGGGGGTCCCAGGAAACAAAATCTCCAACCTGAATGCCCAGGGCAAGGGTTTCTTCTGCGCTGCTGGTGCGGGCATCAATGCGCACCTCGATGGTCTCCTCGGTGCGCTTCAGGTCCCGCAGTTCTGAACCCCACACGTGGGTGCTCTGTTTGGTGTTCACCACGGTGCCCGTGAGGGTCTGACCATCGTTCAGGTGGATGGTGCAGTATTCCCCTTCCACAGTGGCCCAGTCGTACCCGCCCAGAGCGGTGAGCTTCAGGCGGCCATTGTCCTTGATCTCTTTGACCATGGCCCCGAGGGTGTCGATGTGGGCACTGAAAGCCACGGTTTTGCCTTCTTCACTGCCCTTGAGGGTCCAGTACAGTGCCCCTTTGGGGGTGCATTCCGGACTCACTCCGAGGTCATGCAGCATGCGGGACAGCACCTCCATGCCTGCAGCCGTCATGCCGGTGGGAGAGGGGGTGCGCAGCAGGGTCAGCAGCTGTTCTGCAACATAGTGGTGGTTGATCATGGCACACAGCATAAGCGATCAGCGGTCGGCCGTCAGCAGTCAGCAGATGGATGAAGCAACGCCTCTGTTGAAAGTCGGAATCTGCGGACCTCTTTGCTGCAGCTCCACCCGGAGGGTTCTGGAGAAGCTTCAGCTCCTGTCTGTTTTTTGCTGACGGTTGATCGCTGAGGGCTGATCGCTGAGGGCTGACGGCTCAATTCACGTTTCCCTGCGCCACCACCATGTTCGAGAAGGTCACGGTGCCCAGCAGACCTGCATCCACCTGCACGTTGGTTTTCACCAGGTAATCCACCCGGCGTCCCTGGGCAATGTCTGCGATCTTGCTGGCAAGGTTGAGGCCCACCGGAAGGGTGAATTCGGTGGTGACCACATCGCTGCCGTTGGGCTGAAGGCTCAAATTGGGAATCACCGCCTGCCCGAAGTTCTGTCCATCAAGCAACAGGTCCCCCTGAATGCGGCGAATCTGCAGGCCGAAAGCATTGGGGTTGGTCACCCGTACATCCATGCGGAAAGTGGCCTCTCCTTCAAAAGGATTCAGAAGGTTGGGGATGGTGTATCGGGTCATCTGAAAGCTTTGCACCTGAAACTCTGGTGGCTGGACGGTGGTTTTCACCACGGCACAACCCGAGGTGAGGGCAGCAAAAAAGGTCAGCAGCAGTGGATTTTTCAGAACCTTGATCATGGCCCCAGTGTAACTTGTGTGCCCCCACACAAATGAAAGCCAGCTTAAGGAAACCTTGGGAGGCTTTTCCACGTATCTATAAGCATGTTCGTGATCGTGTCCATCCTGGTGGTCCTGCTGGCAGTGCTCGCAGGCCAGCAAGTGCAAAAGAACCTCCGTCCCATTCCTGTGCGGACCCGTGAGCAGGAAGCACGGGAACGTCGGAACCAGTTCCGCCGATAAGCCTTTCCAAAACCCAGAACAAACCCAAACCCCTGGAATTCCAGGGGTTTTTGCTGACTGTTTCTTGTGGGCGAGCACTGCAACTTTTGTCTGGCGTTGTTCGCTGTGAACCGTCTGCTGTGAACGGACCCCTTCCCGGGATCAGCGAGGAAAAGTCAGGGCTTCGCGCTTCCCTCCAAGGGTGTCCCACAGGGTGAAATCTGCCCGTGCCCCTTCCCGGATGATGCCATAATCTTCCCAGCCCACCGCGAGAGCCGGACCCCGGGTGTGCGCCCACAGGGTTTCTTCGGCAGTGAGGCACTCCTGAGGGCTGAACGGTGCTCCATCAAGGCCCAGACGTTTCGTTGCGGCTTCAAAGCTGAGCCTGGGATCAGGGCTTGCCACCGGGCCATCCGAACCGAAAGCGAGCAGGGCTCCCGCTTGCTTCAGGCTCCTGACGGCATAGGTGCCGTCCTCCAGATGGGGCACCAGTTCCCGGACCAGTCTGGCGTCTCCGATCAGGTGCACGGGTTGCATGGAGGCCGTCACCTGCAGTTCTCCAAAGCGCACAATGTCCTGTGGGCTCAGGTGCTGGGCGTGTTCCAGCCTGAGGTGCAGGCCCTTCTGGTCTGCCAGGGGTTTCAATTCTTCATAAAGGTCCAGCAGCACCCGGTTCGCCTGGTCTCCGATGGCATGCACGGTGGGAATGAATCCATGCTGCAGGGCTTTTTCTGCCCTCTCACGGATCAGTTCAGGCTGGTCCAGAATCATCGGGGTGGCCTGCGGATTCTGGTATCCCGGAGCGAGCATCCAGGCGGTCTGGCTTCCCAGAGCACCATCCAGGAAGAATTTCACCCCTCCGAGTTTCACCCGGTCCCCATGCCCACCATACAGACCAAGCCCAATGGCATGCTCCAGTTCGGTGTGAGGAATGCAGGCCC comes from the Deinococcus cellulosilyticus NBRC 106333 = KACC 11606 genome and includes:
- a CDS encoding GGDEF domain-containing protein, whose translation is MAAPRTPAPSSPRDIAQQMLLVLQDVTSARTVELHHPQWGELTVGEPSKHALPTLTLHTPDGLGQIVLQGEHLKHIEKDVHRAQSYVETILNLSRLMASESGIQDLLKQALEVLQESIQMDLVFVLKMNREGYGVDEVLSLGTASIPEDVPQQLFLGGSIAWEALRTQHPKHHPALPAASGPVEVMVFPLHLREGEGRILVVGRQQGTPWLPEERTLLESMALGIRMVHQQGEYVRHLRDVALIDALTGLANRRAFESDLEDALQDAQHRGLSLGVMVLDLDGLKKVNDQQGHERGDALLRTFGEALKQHLRQSDPAYRLGGDEFAVILKNLQPGQLSILETRLASIRSTVRQKGFAEADASAGVAFLGRDGETPGELCRVADERMYAQKAVHKNHQQASLLGSVSPRAAWQTLRSTLELLSHDQEAGPKFWRTLLQAAIQTIPSVEAGSMDVCHEGYYVVAAQVGYEDEILGIQLSEDSQLKWYGKGRDNYLKGVPRLLYGLEIARHSSATIEHDKYEVFDDAGSLAQVKSTILLPIVVDGHPIAHMNLDNHTVEQAFSQEAIEIAMDFAAQVAALLLAQQRREIIAEREHHMKLLQDFTREVLHLQSEAERLESLRALAMQLLNTHQVTLDENPQGKFSLRLPHGYLNAVPEKGDALSRSGREHLGIAALLLGAD
- a CDS encoding M42 family metallopeptidase, with the translated sequence MINHHYVAEQLLTLLRTPSPTGMTAAGMEVLSRMLHDLGVSPECTPKGALYWTLKGSEEGKTVAFSAHIDTLGAMVKEIKDNGRLKLTALGGYDWATVEGEYCTIHLNDGQTLTGTVVNTKQSTHVWGSELRDLKRTEETIEVRIDARTSSAEETLALGIQVGDFVSWDPRAELTDAGYLKSRHLDNKAAVAIFLGVTKAVLEQQLPLKHTVHFFISNYEEVGHGASVGIPHDTEELIAVDMAAIGKGQASSEHHCTLCVKDSSGPYDHALGNRLREAARRAGIELKIDIYPYYGSDASAAWRAGGNYPAALIGPGVDASHAYERTHLDALQDTGKLILGYVLEE
- a CDS encoding LEA type 2 family protein, encoding MIKVLKNPLLLTFFAALTSGCAVVKTTVQPPEFQVQSFQMTRYTIPNLLNPFEGEATFRMDVRVTNPNAFGLQIRRIQGDLLLDGQNFGQAVIPNLSLQPNGSDVVTTEFTLPVGLNLASKIADIAQGRRVDYLVKTNVQVDAGLLGTVTFSNMVVAQGNVN
- a CDS encoding amidohydrolase, which gives rise to MEYLLKADVLTLHPDLPRAEAVLVSGERIRAVGSVEDLRGIAPQAEVLDFGDRILTPGLTDAHIHLVNYGFRLSQVNLEGCSSVAEVQQRLREYALQHPEGWIVGGGYTITELGLSDYPARGLLDEVIPDRPVLLYSRDLHSAWANSLALKTAGLTDSTPDPEGGELVRVNGLLTGYLLESASERVQASIPAPTWEETLKAARLAVKTMRDFGYTAVHTMAYEPADHLRALMHLEQQGELPLRVWACIPHTELEHAIGLGLYGGHGDRVKLGGVKFFLDGALGSQTAWMLAPGYQNPQATPMILDQPELIRERAEKALQHGFIPTVHAIGDQANRVLLDLYEELKPLADQKGLHLRLEHAQHLSPQDIVRFGELQVTASMQPVHLIGDARLVRELVPHLEDGTYAVRSLKQAGALLAFGSDGPVASPDPRLSFEAATKRLGLDGAPFSPQECLTAEETLWAHTRGPALAVGWEDYGIIREGARADFTLWDTLGGKREALTFPR